The following is a genomic window from Mycolicibacterium sp. TY81.
CGTCAATGCCATGCGTCAACCACCTTGGTACGAAGAGTGTCATCCTGCGACGACCGTCGCTGACGGTCTGGCACTACCCACGACGGCCGCATCGCAAACATCGGCCACCAGACGCAAATGTCCCCCAAACACTGTGTGTCGGGGGACATTTGAGTCAGCTCGCGCGAGATCAGAGTGGCGTCAGGCCGTGCTTGCGGGCGATGCGGTCGTGCTTCTGCTTGTCGCGCAACAGCTTCAGCGACTTGCGCAGCAGCAGCCGGGACTCGTGCGGCTGGATCACGGCATCGATGTAGCCACGTTCTGCCGCGGTCCACGGAATCGCCATGTTGGCGTTGTAGCCCTCGATGAAGTCCGCCTTGATCTTCTGCACCTCGGGCGCATTCGGATCGGGGAAGCGCTTCACCAGCAGCTGCGCCGCACCCTGGGCACCGATCACCGCGATGCGTGCGGTCGGCCAGGCGAAGTTGAGGTCTGCCGACAGCTGCTTCGAGCCCATGACGGCGTAACCACCGCCGTAGGCCTTGCGGATCACGAACGTCACCTTCGGCACGTCGGCCTCGACGATGGCGTTGAAGAAGCGGCCACCGCGCTTGATGATGCCACCGGTCTCCTCGGCGACACCCGGCAGGGCGCCGGGGGTGTCGACGACGAAAACCAAAGGCAGGTTGAAGGAGTCGCAGAACCGGATGAACCCGGCCGCCTTGTCGGAGGCCTCGTTACCGATGGCGCCCGCCATGAACAGCGGCTGGTTGGCGATGACGCCCACCGGCCGGCCGTCGACCCGCGCGAACGCGGTGATCATCTCCGGAGCGCGCTGTTCGGCGATCTCGAAGATGTCGCCGTCGTCGAACATGCGGAGCAGGATGTCCATCATGTCGTAGCCGGCGTTGTCGGCGTCCGGCACGATCTTGTCCAGCTCGAAGTCGCTGGGCGTCAGCTCCGGCTCCAGGCCCGGGTTGACGATCGGCGGGTCGTCCCAGGTGTTGGCGGGCAGGAAGCTCAGGTAGTCGCGGACGTACTGGAAGGCGGCGGCCTCGTCCTCGACGACCTTGTGGATGTTGCCGCGCTGCGCCTGGACATCCGCGCCACCGAGTTCGTCGAAGGTCACGTCCTCACCGGTGACGTCCTTGATGACATCCGGGCCGGTGATGAACATGTAGCCCTGGTCGCGCACGGCCACCAACAGGTCGGTCTGGATCGGCGAGTACACCGCACCACCGGCGCACTTGCCCAGGATGATCGAGATCTCCGGCACCGTGCCGCGCAGCATCTCGTGGCGGCGGCCGAGCTCGGCGTACCAGGCCAGCGAGGTGACGGCGTCCTGGATGCGGGCGCCGGCAGAGTCGTTGATGCCGATGATCGGGCAGCCGACCATGGCCACCCACTCCATCAGCTTGGCGACCTTGCGGCCGAACATCTCGCCGACCGAGCCCTGGAACACCGTCTGGTCATGGCTGAACACCGCGACCGGACGGCCGTCGATGGTGGCGTGGCCGGTCACCACACCGTCGCCGTACAGCGCGTTCGGGTCGCCCGGCGTCTTGGCGAGCGCGCCGATCTCGAAGAAGCTGCCCGGGTCGACGAGCGCGTGGATGCGGGCGCGGGCCGACGGAATGCCCTTCTTGTCGCGCCGCGCCTTGGCCTTCTCGTCACCGGGATCGGCTGCCAGCTCCAGCTTTCGGCGAAGCTCTGCGAGCTTCTCTGCCGTCGTGGCAGGGCTGCGCTGTTCGGTAACTTCAGTCACGGTTCTCCTACTACTTCCCGGCCTGGATCTGGTTGATGGCCTGGCTCATGTGCGCCCCGACCTTGGCAATGTACGGCTCGTCGATGGCCTGGATGTGCTCGCCGCCGATATTCACGACCTCGAGATCGGGCGCGAACTCACCCCAACCGCCGTCGGGCTGACGGGTCGCGTACGCAGGTTCGAACACGATCGCGTCGTCGTGGTAACGGTCCGCCATGTAGAGCACGACGTGGCCGTCATACGGCTGGATGTCGATGGTGTCCAGCGCGCGGTTGTCGAGATACGACGTGCGCTGGTGCTCGATGATGCCGCCCGGGATCTGCACGCCGCTCTGCGCGACGATGTCCAGAACGAACTTCACCTGGCCCTCGTCGTCGAGCTTCTCCAGCTCCTCGTACGGAATCTCCGGAATCTCGACGTTGAAGGTGCGCTCGGCGAAGCGGGCATAGCGATCCCAGCGGGCTCGCATACCGGCCTGGCTCTTGTCGATCGGAGTGCCGGGTCGCACGCAGTCGATCAACCCGACGTACTGCACATCGGCACCGGCCTGCTTGAGCCCGATGGCGCACGCGTATGCGAGCGCCCCACCCAGCGACCAACCGGCCAGCACGAACGGGCCCTTGTGCATCTCCAGCAGCTTCGGCACGTACTCGGCGGCGCGCTCCTCGATGGAGCCTTCGACGCGTTCGATGCCGTAGACCGGGATGTCCTCCGGCAGGCGCTTCAACAGCGGCTCGTAGACCACCGTCGAGCCACCGGCCGGGTGGAAGACGAACAGGGGTACCTGCGACCCACCTTCTTTCGGTGCCCGCAGGGTGCGGACGAAGCCGTCCACCACGCCGTCTTCCAGCTGATCACGCACGATCGTGGACAGCTCTTCGATCGTCTTGGCCGTCCGCACCTGCTCGACCGTCACGATGCCCTCGGCGCGCTCGGAGAGCCGCTCGGACAGCTTGGTCGCGGTCGCGTCGTCGACGGCCGGCAGCTCGTTGAAGATGCCGCCCGGCGACTTGCCGGTGACGATCGCCCACGTCGCGAAGGTGACGCGCTCAGCCGCATCGCGCGGCGGCACGTCGGCGCCGAGCGCCTCGGTGACCGCCTCCTGCGTGAGGACCTTGGCGGCAGCCGCCGCAGCGGTGGCCTGGCTCGGTCCGGCCGGTCCCGACGGGTTCGTCGGCGGCGGCGGGACGGCCGCCGGGCCGGCGGGGTTCGTCGGGGGCGGCGGAACCTCCAGCGCGACAGCGGAGTCCGTGGCGATCTCGGCCGCCGCCGGCTTGTCGTCGTCCTTGTCGGCCAGCGGGTGCCCGGCCTCGGCCAGCTTGGCCTCCAGCTCGGCGACCGTCGTCGCGCCACCCATCAATTCGGCCTGCGCGGCGGCGATCTCCTCGGCCGTCTGCCCCTTCTGCGCCTCGGCGAGCTGACCGACCTCGTCGCGGTGCTCGATGGCGTAGTGGATCAGCTTCTCCACCGCGTACAGGTTGGCGTCACGCACCGCGGTCAGCTGGATCGGCGGCAGGTCGAAGTCGTACTCGACGCGGTTCTTGATCCGGACGGCCATCAGCGAGTCCAGACCCAGCTCGATCAGCGGGACCTCCCACGGCAGGTCCTCGGGCTCGTAGCCCATGGCGCCACCGACGATGGCACCCAACCGGTCCGCGACGGTCTCACCGGAATCCGGCGACCACTTCTTGAAACCGGCGGCCAGGCCGGCGCCCGCGGTCAGGTTGTCCTGCAGGATGGCGGCGTCGTCTTCGGGTTCCGGTGCGGCGGCGGCGGTTTCGGCCACCGATGCGCCGACGGCGGCCGGCAGGGCCGCACCACCCATGGCGACCGGCAGCGCCGCACCATCACCACCGCGGGTGACGACAGCGTCGTACACCAGGGTGAAGGACTCGCCCATGCGGGCGTGCACCTGCACCGTGCCGCCACCGGGGTGCCGGGTCAGCGTGGTGACCAGGCGCGCGCCCTCACCCGGGATGGCACGCTGCTCGTAAGCGGTCAGCGCCGCATCCGGAAGCACCTGTGCCGCAGCGGCTTTCACCAGCTTGGCCAGCGCCGCGGCGTCGACCTCGCCGCGCGGGGCGTACTCCCACACGTGCCGGCCGTCCGGGGTCGCGACGTGGCTGCCCGGCTCGATGGCCGAGCTGTCGGCGGTGAAGTGCGCGTCCAGCCAGTGCGGCTTGCGCTTGAAGCGCGTCGGCGGGATGGGCGCGTAGTCGACGGCCGGGTTCTCGGCCGGCGAGAACAACGTCCGGAAGTCGAGGTCGTGGCCGTGCACGAACAGCTGGGCCATGGCGTTGGTCATCGAGTCGACCTCGTCCTGCTTACGGGCGAGGGTCGGGATCAGCTGACCGTCATGCAGGCCGGCCGACATCGTGGTGAGCCCAACCTGCATGAGCGCCACCGGGTTCGGCGCGAGCTCAAGGAAGGTGGTGTGCCCGTTGTCGACGGCGTTGCGGATGCCGTGGGTGAAGTAGACGCTGTGGCGCAGCCCCTTCTTCCAGTACTCGACATCGTGGATCGGCTCCGCGCCGGCCCGGATCAGCTGACCCTCGTGCACCGTCGAGTAGTAGGCCGTCTGCAGCGGGCGCGGTTCGATGCCCTGGATTTCCGCGGACAGCTCACCGAGCAGCGGGTCCATCTGCTGCGTGTGGCTGGCGCCCTTGGTCTGCATCTTGCGGGCGAACTTGCCCTCGGATTCGGCGCGGGCGATGATCGCGTCGACCTGCTCCGGCGGACCGCCGATGACGGTCTGGGTCGGGGCGGCGTAGACGCACACCTCGAGGCCCGGGAAGTCGGCGAAGACCGTCTTGATCTCCTCGGCCGAGTACTCGACGAGCGCCATCAGGCGGATGTACTCGCCGAACAGCATGGCCTCGCCCTCACCCATGAGGTGGGCGCGCGAGCAGATCGTGCGAGTGGCGTCGGCCAGCGACAGGCCACCGGAGAAGTAGGCCGCGGCCGCTTCACCGAGCGACTGGCCAACCACCGCACCGGGTTTCGCGCCGTGCGCCTTCAGCAGCTCGCCGAGCGCGATCTGCAGCGCGAAGATCACGGTCTGGACGACCTCGATCGGGTATTCGCAGGTCTCGTTGGTGTAGTCGATGGCGTCGTCGAGGATCAGCTCGACGACCGAGTAGCCACGTTCGTCCTGGATGAGCGCGTCGACCTTGTTGATCCACTCCGCGAAGATCGGGTCGTTCAGGTACAGGCTCTTGCCCATCTTGCGGTGCTGTGCACCGAATCCGGCGAGCACCCACACCGGGCCGTTGGTGACCGGGCCGTCGGCGGCCAGCACCAGCGGGCTCTGCTTGCCCTCGGCCAGGGCCCGCAGACCCTTGACCGCTTCATCGTGGTCGTGCGCGAGAATCACTGCGCGCGAACGGCCGTGGTTGCGGCGCGACAGCGAGCGACCGATGGACTCCAGCGAGTAGGACCGGCCCACCTCGCTGTCGATCCAGTCCGCCAGCTCAGCGGCAGCCGACTTCTTGCGCGAGGTCAGGAAGCCCGAAACCGCAAGCGGGACAATGCGCTTGACCGGCTCGGCAGCCTCCAGTTCGGCGCGGCCGGCCTCGATCAGCTCCAGCGCCCGCTCGGTCAGGCCGGGGAGCTCGGGCTCGTCGTCGGTCCCGTAGCCGTAGAACTCGGCGTCACCACGAGAATCAAAGGAGTCGTCGCCGCTCTCTGAATCTCTTCGCGCAAGCGGCTCATCGGCGAACTCGCCGTACTCGTCCATCTTGACGCCACCGACGTAGACGGCGCCCGCATCCGAGGCCGGCTTCTCCTCGGCCACAACCTCTTTCGGCTCCGGCTCGACGAGGTCACTGGGCAGCACCTGACGCATGACGATGTGCGCGTTGGCGCCACCGAAACCGAAACCGGAGACACCGGCGATGGCGTGACCGCTGTAACGCGGCCAGTCCGACAGCTCGGCGTTGACCTTGAGGTGTTCCTTGTCGAAGTCGATGTACGGGTTGGGGCCCGCGTAGTTGATCGACGGCGGCAGCTTGTCGTGGTACAGCGCCAGCGTCATCTTCGCGACGCTGGCCGCACCGGCGGCCGACTCCAGGTGTCCCACATTGGATTTCACGGCGCCCAGCAGCGCCGGCTTGTCGGCGGCGCGGCCACGGCCCACGACGCGGCCGAGCGCGTCGGCCTCGATCGGGTCACCCAGGATGGTGCCGGTACCGTGCGCCTCGATGTAATCGACGGTCTTCGGGTCGACGCCGGCGTCCTTGTAGGCCTTGCGCAGCACCGCTTCCTGCGCGTCGGGGTTCGGGGCCAGCATGCCGTTGGAGCGGCCGTCGTGGTTGATGGCCGAACCGGTGATCACCGCGAGGATCTCGTCACCGTCGCGACGGGCGTCGGCGACGCGCTTGAGCACGACCATGCCGCCACCCTCGGAACGGGCGTAGCCGTCGGCATCGGAGCTGAACGACTTGATGCGGCCGTCCGGCGCCAGGACGCCGCCGACCTCGTCGAAGCCGACCGTCACCATCGGGGTCACCAGGGCGTTGACACCACCGGCGACGACGACGCTGGCCTCACCCGAGCGCAGCGCCTTGACGCCCTCGTGGATCGCGACCAGCGACGACGAACACGCGGTGTCGATGGCCATCGACGGCCCGCGGAAGTCGAAGAAGTACGACACCCGGTTGGCGATGATGGAGCTCGCGGTGCCGGTGATGGCGTACGGGTGCGTGATCGACGGGTCGGACACCGACAGGAAGCTGTAGTCGTTGGTCGAGCTACCGACGAACACGCCTACCGACTCGCCGCGCAGCGACGACGCCGGGATACGGGCGAACTCCAGTGCCTCCCAGGTCAATTCGAGCGCCATCCGCTGCTGCGGATCGATGTTGTCGGCTTCCATCTTGGCCAGCGCGAAGAACTCGGCGTCGAAGCCCTTGATGTCCGACAGGTAGCCGCCGCGGGTGCGGGCCTTGGCCACGCGCTCGGCGATCCGGGGCTCGGACAGGAACTCTTCCCAGCGGCCCTCGGGCAGGTCGGTGATGGCGTCGCGGCCTTCGACCAGCGCCCGCCACATCTCGTCGGGCGTGTTCATGTCACCCGGGAAGCGGGTGGCCAGGCCGACAATCGCGATGTTCATCGCGTCGTCGTCGGCGTCGCGGGACCAGTCCTCGGCGTTCGCGGCGTCCGTGTCTTCCTCGGGCTCGCCCTCGACGATGACCTGCGCCAGCGACTCGATGGTCGGGTGCCGGAACGCCACCGTGGCGGTCAGCGTGACACCGGTGAGGTCCTCGATATCGGACGCCATGGCGACCGCGTCGCGCGACGCCAGGCCGAGCTCGACCATCGGCACCGACTCGTTGATGGAGTCCGCCGGCTGACCGGTGGCATTGGCCACCCAGTTGCGCAGCCACTCCCGCATCTCCGGCACGGACATGCCGTTAGCCCGAGCGGGAACCTGCCCCTCCTGCGGCGAAGTGTCGATTTCGTTCGAATTGTCTTCGGTGTCAGTCATTTTCACTGTTCACTTTCGCCGCCGGACAGGGTTGCCGGGTGTGGGTCAGTTCAGATCGTCGGGGAAGGCGTTGGCCACCTTGCCGCTGCGCAGCGTGCCGTCCAGGTACGCCGCACGGGTGGCCCGGCGGCCGATCTTGCCGCTGGAGGTGCGCGGGATGGCGCCGGCCGCGGTCAGCAGCACGTCGCGCACGGTGACGCCGTGACGGACCGCGATGGCGGCCCGGATGTCGTCGACGATCGGCTGCGGTTCGAGCTTGTGCGCGCCCG
Proteins encoded in this region:
- the pks13 gene encoding polyketide synthase Pks13 (Pks13 is a key enzyme in mycolic acid biosynthesis.), with protein sequence MTDTEDNSNEIDTSPQEGQVPARANGMSVPEMREWLRNWVANATGQPADSINESVPMVELGLASRDAVAMASDIEDLTGVTLTATVAFRHPTIESLAQVIVEGEPEEDTDAANAEDWSRDADDDAMNIAIVGLATRFPGDMNTPDEMWRALVEGRDAITDLPEGRWEEFLSEPRIAERVAKARTRGGYLSDIKGFDAEFFALAKMEADNIDPQQRMALELTWEALEFARIPASSLRGESVGVFVGSSTNDYSFLSVSDPSITHPYAITGTASSIIANRVSYFFDFRGPSMAIDTACSSSLVAIHEGVKALRSGEASVVVAGGVNALVTPMVTVGFDEVGGVLAPDGRIKSFSSDADGYARSEGGGMVVLKRVADARRDGDEILAVITGSAINHDGRSNGMLAPNPDAQEAVLRKAYKDAGVDPKTVDYIEAHGTGTILGDPIEADALGRVVGRGRAADKPALLGAVKSNVGHLESAAGAASVAKMTLALYHDKLPPSINYAGPNPYIDFDKEHLKVNAELSDWPRYSGHAIAGVSGFGFGGANAHIVMRQVLPSDLVEPEPKEVVAEEKPASDAGAVYVGGVKMDEYGEFADEPLARRDSESGDDSFDSRGDAEFYGYGTDDEPELPGLTERALELIEAGRAELEAAEPVKRIVPLAVSGFLTSRKKSAAAELADWIDSEVGRSYSLESIGRSLSRRNHGRSRAVILAHDHDEAVKGLRALAEGKQSPLVLAADGPVTNGPVWVLAGFGAQHRKMGKSLYLNDPIFAEWINKVDALIQDERGYSVVELILDDAIDYTNETCEYPIEVVQTVIFALQIALGELLKAHGAKPGAVVGQSLGEAAAAYFSGGLSLADATRTICSRAHLMGEGEAMLFGEYIRLMALVEYSAEEIKTVFADFPGLEVCVYAAPTQTVIGGPPEQVDAIIARAESEGKFARKMQTKGASHTQQMDPLLGELSAEIQGIEPRPLQTAYYSTVHEGQLIRAGAEPIHDVEYWKKGLRHSVYFTHGIRNAVDNGHTTFLELAPNPVALMQVGLTTMSAGLHDGQLIPTLARKQDEVDSMTNAMAQLFVHGHDLDFRTLFSPAENPAVDYAPIPPTRFKRKPHWLDAHFTADSSAIEPGSHVATPDGRHVWEYAPRGEVDAAALAKLVKAAAAQVLPDAALTAYEQRAIPGEGARLVTTLTRHPGGGTVQVHARMGESFTLVYDAVVTRGGDGAALPVAMGGAALPAAVGASVAETAAAAPEPEDDAAILQDNLTAGAGLAAGFKKWSPDSGETVADRLGAIVGGAMGYEPEDLPWEVPLIELGLDSLMAVRIKNRVEYDFDLPPIQLTAVRDANLYAVEKLIHYAIEHRDEVGQLAEAQKGQTAEEIAAAQAELMGGATTVAELEAKLAEAGHPLADKDDDKPAAAEIATDSAVALEVPPPPTNPAGPAAVPPPPTNPSGPAGPSQATAAAAAAKVLTQEAVTEALGADVPPRDAAERVTFATWAIVTGKSPGGIFNELPAVDDATATKLSERLSERAEGIVTVEQVRTAKTIEELSTIVRDQLEDGVVDGFVRTLRAPKEGGSQVPLFVFHPAGGSTVVYEPLLKRLPEDIPVYGIERVEGSIEERAAEYVPKLLEMHKGPFVLAGWSLGGALAYACAIGLKQAGADVQYVGLIDCVRPGTPIDKSQAGMRARWDRYARFAERTFNVEIPEIPYEELEKLDDEGQVKFVLDIVAQSGVQIPGGIIEHQRTSYLDNRALDTIDIQPYDGHVVLYMADRYHDDAIVFEPAYATRQPDGGWGEFAPDLEVVNIGGEHIQAIDEPYIAKVGAHMSQAINQIQAGK
- a CDS encoding acyl-CoA carboxylase subunit beta, producing MTEVTEQRSPATTAEKLAELRRKLELAADPGDEKAKARRDKKGIPSARARIHALVDPGSFFEIGALAKTPGDPNALYGDGVVTGHATIDGRPVAVFSHDQTVFQGSVGEMFGRKVAKLMEWVAMVGCPIIGINDSAGARIQDAVTSLAWYAELGRRHEMLRGTVPEISIILGKCAGGAVYSPIQTDLLVAVRDQGYMFITGPDVIKDVTGEDVTFDELGGADVQAQRGNIHKVVEDEAAAFQYVRDYLSFLPANTWDDPPIVNPGLEPELTPSDFELDKIVPDADNAGYDMMDILLRMFDDGDIFEIAEQRAPEMITAFARVDGRPVGVIANQPLFMAGAIGNEASDKAAGFIRFCDSFNLPLVFVVDTPGALPGVAEETGGIIKRGGRFFNAIVEADVPKVTFVIRKAYGGGYAVMGSKQLSADLNFAWPTARIAVIGAQGAAQLLVKRFPDPNAPEVQKIKADFIEGYNANMAIPWTAAERGYIDAVIQPHESRLLLRKSLKLLRDKQKHDRIARKHGLTPL